The window CGTGACCAATGTTCTCATATATTCTCCTACTTGCGAACCTCGAAAGGCCGACAAGAGACAAAATCATAAGGTAGGTAAATTTTTTGACAAACATTATTTTACATTTGGAACCGAGGGAATCACATAAAACAAAATGGCAAAAAAATGACAAACACTCCCTGAAAGCACGAAGAGATGCCAAATCGCATGATTCATTGGCAAACGATCCCAAAGATAAAAAATCACACCAAACGTATAACTGAGGCCACCCGCAACTAACCAAGTCATCCCACCCACTCCGATAGCCGCACGAATGTCTTTCATCACAAAAATGGCAAGCCAACCCATGATGATGTAAACAACGACACGGAGACCGCTGTACTTTCCAGGGAAGAGGAGTAATAGTGCCACTCCAATGAATGCGAGGATCCAAATGACACTAAACAATACCCAACCCCATTCAGAATTTTCCCGCAAACTAACAAGTGTAAAAGGAGTGTAAGTGCCAGCAATTAAGAGATAAATGGATGCATGGTCAATCACCTTAAAGATACGTTTGGTAGCCGTATGATAGATTCCATGGTATAAAGTAGAGGCCAAATACAAAATGATGAGTGTCGCACCATAAATGGCTGAGCTAACGACATGCCATACATCTCCATATAAAATCGCCATCGTTAATAATACGGACAAACCGGCGATACTAAGACCACCACCAATTCCATGAGTCACCGCGTTGGCGATTTCATGCCCAATACTATACTCATGGACCGTGTCTATAAGCTCTTGGATATGAGAATGACTCTTGGGAATTCCCATCGGTGAGATGGGAATGGGAGTCATTTGGATCGTATGATTGCTTTCTTTGTCAATTTTTTTTGTTTTTGATTTTTGATATGAATTTTGTTTCTTCTTTTTGGGGGAAGGTTTTTGTTTCGCTTTTTTGGCTTTCATTCGGTTCAACTGCTTTGATTTCACTCTCATTTGGTAAGAAGGTCAATCGAAAGAAAGGTTTCAAAAAGTTTCCGAAAGGGAGAAATTTTTTAGATGAAACTGAAATTAAGTTCAGTATTGATTGGAAATGAAGATAGGAATCGGTTCCCCTTTCGGATTGTAATCCTTAGGAGAACCATTGGACCTTTCACCACTCTGGATTCAATTCGGAGTGAATGAGATCAAAAATCGTAAGGAACGAAATCACTCCGTAGTTGTCGTTTGGTTTTTCTTCTTTCCTTGTTTTTGGTTTTCCTTGGCTTTTTCTTTCATTTTGTCTCTTTTTTCCATTTGTTTTCCTTTCAACTCTTCCAAAGAAATCATCCCATCACCGTCTTTGTCCATATCTGCGAACATCGTATCGTGGAATTTGAGCCATTCTTCTTTTGATACTTTTTTATCACTGTCAGCATCCATTTTTTGAAAATTGTCAACTGCCATTAACTTTTTCCCATGACCATCTTTATCATGAGCAAATACGGAGAAAGAAAGGAGCAAACATGCTCCCAAAACCAACTTCAAAATTGTTTTCATACAATACCTCAGGGAATCAAGAATCAGTGAAAAATTTGAATCCGTCAATCCCTCTTATGATCAGAGATGAAATCTTTATCCTTTTCCAAAATGTTGGATGCGATAAAGGCTAGATTGGGCCGTTGCCGCACTGTCCACAACATAGGACTGGCAATCGAATTCCCATATTGGTTTCATTTCTGTGTCCGTAATTTTAGAGACAGCTTGTTCATACAATAGAGAACAAAGGTAACGAGCCATTTGGATCATTAAATTTTCTGCGACTGTTTCTTTTCTCGCTTCTGAATCGATCAATCGCATGCATTGGATGGATGATTCCAGTAGCTTCTCCTGTTCCAATAAATACAAAGAAGGATTTGGAATCTCTGTTTTGAGTGAATTTAGATACTTTCTAAAATTTCCATCTCCTGCCATACCCGCAAGGATGGCACCCGTGGAAATTCGTACATGGATTTGGGAAGTACCTTCATAAATTGTATTGATTCTAGAATCACGGAACATTCGGGAGATATCATAATCTTCAGTATATCCTGCACCACCAAATACCTGTACGGCGATACTTGTACATTTATGACCCTCTTCTGAACTGTAATATTTCGCGATAGGTGTGAGAATGGATGCTAGGGTTGACCAATATTTTACTTTTTCATCCTTACGTATGTCTCGATCAGGTAACCCTTGTTTTTCGAGTCGAATTTGATGGTGTTGGTACATATCAATCACTCGAGCGGTTTCTAAGGTTAAGAGTCGCATTGCATTTGTTTCCCTTTTGATCTTATGAACCATTTCGAAAACGGCAGGGATTTCAAAAATTGGTTTTCCAAACTGATTCCGTTCATTTGCATATTTGAGGGATTCAAAATAAGCGGCAGCACCGCCACCACATCCTCCCGAGGCACTCACAAGCCTCATAAAGTTTGTCATCCCTGCTGTGTAACGAGTGAGTCCAAGTCCTTCTTCGCCTAATATTTCTCCATAACTATTCTCATAAACGATCTCGCAAGTTGGAGAACCATGGAGCCCCATTTTTTTCTCAATGCCTGCGACAGTGATGTCAGAACTTTTCACTAAAAATACGGATAGTCCTCTGGCACCACCATCTGGTTTTCCTGTCCTTGCTAACGTTAACAAAAGTGCGGGATAATCACCTAAACCACAACCTTGGGATATGAATCGTTTCGTACCTGTGAGTCGATATGATCCGTCTTCTTGTTTGATCGCCACTGTCCGAACACTATTCAAATCAGATCCAAAATCTGGTTCCGTGAGTGACATCGCAAACAAACAATCACCTGTTGCTGCTTTCGTTGCATAAGTTTCAATTTGTTCCTTAGTTCCAAATCTTGATACGATTTGTGCCAAATTGAGGAGAGTGGTTGTCATACAAAATGCAACATCGGCGCGAGCCATAATCATGGCATAAAACGCGCCAACGGTTGCCGGAAAATTCAATCCACCCGCTTCTCTTGGGAGAGAATAACCAAGTAATCCAGTGTTTCGGAATTTTTCGTATATTTCGACAGTTTCCTTAGGAAAAATGACCTTTCCATTTTCATATTTCAGTTCATTTCGATCCATGATTTGGGACTTTTGAGAAACATCTTTTCCAAAAAAATCTCCCATCGCGTCCAAACTAGAAGTATATAGTTCCATTGCTTCATCAAAGTTTGAGGGTGCCATTTCATAACGATTGTTTTGAGTCTCTGAATAAATTTGATGGTCTATAAAGCCTTCCCCTTCCGCTTCTTTAACGATTGATTTCCAATCGATCAATTGGTTGTAGATTAACTGTAAGTCCTTATCATCTGAAAAATAATTATTAGCGATCATATTTATCTCCTTAAATACTGTATGCTGCTTCTAGTCCTTCGAAAAATGCTCGTTTGGCGTCGATGTTTTTTGCATCCTTTGCACCACCGATCAATATGGTTTTTTGGTTTGGAAATTGTTTCGTATACTCTTCGTATAATGAGTCTTCTTTTTCTTGCCCAACACACAAAACAATAGAATCACAAGGATACAAAAATTCCTCTCCATTTTTAAATACTACCACCAGGCCTTCTTTTGTTACCTCTTTATAACTTAATCCTTGGTAAAATTGAACGCCAACTGATTCTAACTCTTGTTTGAGTGCCCAAAAAGTAGTAGGACCAAGACCAGCACCATGTTTGCCATTCCTTCGAAACACGGCTACCTTACGATGTGCGACTTCAGTTTGTACGACCGCATTGGTAAACGAAGATATATTATATTTTTTCTGATAGGACTCTAGGGTTGGATCATGTTCTTCTGTCAACCGATGGGCAACGTCAACGCCAATCCCTCCTCCTCCAATCACTGCCACTTGTTTTCCTGGCACAAATTTTCCGGTGAGATAATCCGCATAACTTCCATTTGGCAATCGTTCCAAACCTTTCAATTGAAATCCTCTTGGGATCACTCCACAGGCAAAAATCACAACATCTGCGTTTTCAGATTTGATGTTTTGGATATTTGCTTCCGTATTCAATTGGATATTAACACCAATTGTTTCCAATTCATTCTTAAAATACCGAATGGTTTCATTGAATTCAGATTTACCTGGAATGTGAGAAGCAAGTTGGAACTGTCCTCCAATTTGATCTCTTTTTTCAAAAATTGTCACATCATGCCCTAATTCTTTGGCAGCACGTGCTGCTTCTAAACCAGCGGGACCCGTTCCGATGACCAATACTTTTTTGGGATTGGTGGTTTTGTTCTGACTGTATTTTCCTTCATTCATCGCCATAGGATTCACAATACAGGAAACATGTTTTTCTTGGAACGCATGGTCTAAACAAGCTTGGTTACAAGCAACGCAGGTATTGATTCGGTGTGATTCATTTGATTGTAATTTTTTGACGATGAATGGATCTGCGAGAAATGGCCTTGCCATCGATATGAGATCCACACTTTGTTCTAAAAATACCTTTTCTATCGTTTCCCCATCGTTCACTCGATTGGATGCAATGATGGGAATGCCTTTGGTATGTTCTTTGATACGACGAGCAATTGGAACCCAAGCCCCTCTTGGAACCAATTGGCTAATCGTTGGAACACGTGATTCATGCCATCCAATTCCAATATTTAAAGCGGAAACGTTTTCATCACGCAGAACATTGGATAAACCGATTACTTCTTCAAAGCTTGGATTCCCTGGAATTAAATCGATCCCTGACATCCGAAAGATAATGGGAAATCCTTCTGGCAGATTTTTTTTCACTGATCGGAGGACTTCGATTGAAAAATTCATACGACGTTTGGCATCACCTCCAAAATAATCATTCCGATGGTTGGTCACTGGTGAAAAAAATTGATTGAGAAGATAACCTTCACTTCCCATAATCTCCACTGCCCCAAATCCAACTTCATATGCAATTTTAGCTGATCGTCCAAAATCTTCAATGGTCTTCCAACATTCTTCTTCCGACAATTCTCTTGGCACATAACGATTGATTGGTGCTCTAATAGCAGACGGTGCAACACAATTTCTATCAAATGCATAACGACCTGCATGGAATAACTGAGCACACATGATACCTTTCCCTTGTAATGATTGGTTCATCAATTTCAGTTCGTTAGCGTGGGTGGGATCTAAAAATTGGAAAAACGATTTGGAACCTTTTCCCTCTTCATTCACACTGATCCCACCTGTCACAATCATTCCGACTCCACCTTCAAAGCGTTTCCGATAAAAAGTCGCCATACGATCTGCTACACCAGTTTCACCTTCCACTCCTAAATGCATGGATCCCATCAAAAATCGATTCGGTAGGGTCAAATTTCCAATTTTGATCGGGGTAAAGGCTTGGTTCATATCAATTTCCTGCTAAAATGAAATAATTTACCATTGGTAATATATTTGAAATCACCAACAAGCAATAATTTACCAACGGTAAATATCTGCTAGCCAAACGGTAGAAAAGGAATCAAAATGTCCAGAAATGGTGGCGAAAAAACAAAAAGGGAAACCAAAAAAAATTCCGAGAGTTGGTCGACCGAATAAATTGAACAGTGTTAATGTTCGAGAAGCCTTGATCCAAGCCGGAGTCGCTTTATTAGAAACAACTTCGTTGGAAGAAATTTCACTCAGAAAAGTTGCCGCAAAAGCAGGTGTGAGCCATGTCGCAAGTTACCACCATTTCGAAAACAAACACGCGTTATTTTCTGAAATAGCAGAAATTGGATTCCAAAAATACTTTGCTACCTACCAACTAGAACTAGAAAAAACGGAAAAAGATTTTAAAGGGCGATACCGTGCACTCGGATGGACATATTTTCAATTCATCATGAACAATAGGCAGTTCGCAAGGATTATGTTTGGCGGAATGGGTGTTGAGTCAAATTTACATCCAACTTTGTCTTCTGTATCGAGGAGAACCTATCGTCAGTTACACGAAATCATTCGAATGGGACAAAATTTAGGTTACCTAGAAAAAGGTCAAACGAGAGAAAAAACTTTGGCTTCTTGGGCGATGATCCACGGCATTGCGATGTTATTTTTAGAAGGTCGTTTACAAATGAAAAATGACCTGAATGAAATGGAAAAATTCATTCAAACCGTTACTGAATATGCTTATAACGGAATGAAATCCTAGTGATTTATTTGCGAGGTTCGCAGACTTCCGGTAAATAATTCAGCAAATACGATATTGTTGCTTTTTTGGCTTCACCGATCATCCAAGGTGTAAAATCTCCAAACGTTCTATACGAAAGTTTTAACAAAGAATCAGGAATGGATATGGCAACACCAAATACTTGGTCCAAGGTATTGATCGATGGTATATCAAATTTCTCAACTAATCCTTGCTTGGTGAGATTTGCTAATTTTAAATCTAATTCTTGCCCAACAAGTCTCATTTCAGGATTACTCATTCGGTATCCGTAAATAAGCCTAGGAAAGGCAATTTCAGAATTGGTCACTTCAATGGCAACTTCAATGGACCTTTCGATATATTCCTTCCAAGTTTGAAAAGATTCCTCTTTTAGGGCTGTTAGTTTTTCCACCATTCCTTCCGAATGTAATAAACGAATTCCATGGAAGATGGCTTCCACATTTGGGAAAAAATGATAGGCGGAAGGCCTTGGAATTTTAGCCTTTTTGCATATATCCGCAAAACTAATTTCTTCTGGATTTTTTTCCTTAAGGAGCTCGAACGCGATTGATAAAAGTTGTGCCCGACGGTTCCTTCCTTGTTTGCTCGTGAATTTAAAAGGCCTTGAAGCAAGGTCTGGAGAGAGGGATGCGTCTACCAATTTATCCATAGTACGAGCATCTTAAGGAATCTCACCCAGTCAATCCCGTTGCAAAGAAAAATACCTGACCCTTTAGGGGTCAGGCGAGGTGATTGTTCAGATATTCCTATTGGATTACAAAATTGTTTGTCACGCCTTGGTAGGAACTAATCGCTCCTGTCCATCCCGATTTCCAATGTCCTCGATGGCGAATGCGGTAAGTACCTTTTGGATAGGAGGTTGTATCCCAAGTGGTTGTAATTTTGGAATAAGCGATCCCATCTCTTTGCCATTTATAAGTGGTCGAAGGGTCATTGTCGCGAGCCACAACAGTCCATGTGGATCCATTTTGGCGTTCAATATCCACAAAACTACTCCCGATCAACATATTATTTTTTGGATGAGCTCCCCAGAAAACAGCTGTTACCTTTGCACCACTTGCATAGGTTGCTGACGGTTGTGTGAATACATTCCCAAAACTTTTAAAGAGGGGAACATCATCAAACACCACTCCCGTTTGAAAGGTAGCTTGGTTGTTTGTAAGATCAGGAGGTGTAGGTCCGCCTGGAACCGTTGCACCATTTCGTAATGCCGATGCTAACTTACCAAATTCTTGTTCGTAGGCTTTTAAAGTATTAGGACCAAACTGAGTTGATGCCCCTTCATACTGCTGAGAAGAATACTCTTCTCTCGTTGTGAGATAGGATGTATAGGAATTGGAAAGTGCTGCAATGACAGTGTAATCATTTTCCATAATGTTTTTGACAAGAGAACGAATCCGTCTTCCAGCCATCGTGGATACTTCTGCTGGGATCGCAAGAATGGATAAATTTCCAATCTTTACAATTTGAATTGGGATGATAGGAGGTGTCCAAGGATTTCCATCAAAACTAGCTACACCTGTTGGAATGAGGACTGGTTTTTCAGCATGGCATAATTTGTAGGACTCACTCACAGAAGCTGGCCATAATACGCCAAGGGCTCCACCAAGAAAACTTGCTTTGAATGCATCGGCTGCATTGGAATTCCAATCCAAGGAATCAACAGTCGTTCCTTCGTCAAAAAAATCAACGGAGACTGCATTGTCTTCCACACTTCCCGCAGAAAAAGATGCTCCCATTCCGGCAGGACAAGTTGATGTTCCAACGCTACTCACATACAAGTTTGAAAAATTAACATACGTATGACGAAAGTCAATGGTACCAGTCACTTGCGTATTTGCCGACTGGTAAAGACTCACTGCCTTTTGATACTGTTTGTTTGCAATTGTATTTTGTCGGGCATAATCATTTACACCATCTGCTGGACCCCACAAATTGGGAGTTACGTCTCCAGAATTGGATTGTGCAAAAGCTGCCACAAATGTTTGATTCGATGAATAATTAGTTCCTTTGTTTTTTTCAAATAAATACGAAGCTATGCCTTTATTATCACCCCCAATGAGTTTGTTAGTTGGACCAACATTGGTTGGGTGTACGGCAAACCAGTTCACCATTCCCAATTCCCTTCCATCCGCCGCGACTAATTTAAGTAGAGTCATCGTTTGGTCTACATTTGATGGATAAAAATTACGTTCACTAGCAGGGTTTTTATCATAAGCAGCTACAGAACGATTTTTACTTGCATCTGTTAGTTCCCCTTGGTTGACATAAACATTTCCAGGAACTAAATTTTGATGCGCCAATTTAATGGATTTGTAGATTCCATTCACAATGACATCGAAATTTTCTTTAATGAATCCAGAAGTTGTCGCATTGTATAAAAAGTAATGTGAATACCCACCAGGGCCACTATGAGTGTGTGTTGCCGATAACAAAACGTTTGCTTCTGAATAAAAAGGAGCAAGTTCGGAATCGGTTGCAATTTTTTTACTCACTGCTTGTTTGATGGATTGAAAGATCATGCCTAGGTCAGCACTGACAAAAACCACACGTTTAGAAGCATCACCAATGATGTATGCCCTAGACCACAAACGCATATAAATCCCTTCTGTCTTTTGTGCGGTTTCCGCAAATCCCATCATCCCTACTTCTGCGGCAGGGCCTGTGATGTCAGAAATTCCAACACCAACTAAATACGGCGACGAACCAAGACTAGGTGCTACAGCGCGATTCACACCAGAACTAAACAATAGATCTGCATTGTCTGCCTTTGAACTTTCAACTTGATCTGCACCAACTAAACCTAGTATGGCGGTATTGGACTGGGACGGTTTTTTGTCGGAACAAGCCAAAACAAAAAGGCAGGTGACTATGGATACACTGACGCGAACCAAGGGACTTATTTGGGAATTCATATACTCTCTCCGAATCTA of the Leptospira biflexa serovar Patoc strain 'Patoc 1 (Paris)' genome contains:
- the trhA gene encoding PAQR family membrane homeostasis protein TrhA → MTPIPISPMGIPKSHSHIQELIDTVHEYSIGHEIANAVTHGIGGGLSIAGLSVLLTMAILYGDVWHVVSSAIYGATLIILYLASTLYHGIYHTATKRIFKVIDHASIYLLIAGTYTPFTLVSLRENSEWGWVLFSVIWILAFIGVALLLLFPGKYSGLRVVVYIIMGWLAIFVMKDIRAAIGVGGMTWLVAGGLSYTFGVIFYLWDRLPMNHAIWHLFVLSGSVCHFFAILFYVIPSVPNVK
- a CDS encoding acyl-CoA dehydrogenase family protein, with product MIANNYFSDDKDLQLIYNQLIDWKSIVKEAEGEGFIDHQIYSETQNNRYEMAPSNFDEAMELYTSSLDAMGDFFGKDVSQKSQIMDRNELKYENGKVIFPKETVEIYEKFRNTGLLGYSLPREAGGLNFPATVGAFYAMIMARADVAFCMTTTLLNLAQIVSRFGTKEQIETYATKAATGDCLFAMSLTEPDFGSDLNSVRTVAIKQEDGSYRLTGTKRFISQGCGLGDYPALLLTLARTGKPDGGARGLSVFLVKSSDITVAGIEKKMGLHGSPTCEIVYENSYGEILGEEGLGLTRYTAGMTNFMRLVSASGGCGGGAAAYFESLKYANERNQFGKPIFEIPAVFEMVHKIKRETNAMRLLTLETARVIDMYQHHQIRLEKQGLPDRDIRKDEKVKYWSTLASILTPIAKYYSSEEGHKCTSIAVQVFGGAGYTEDYDISRMFRDSRINTIYEGTSQIHVRISTGAILAGMAGDGNFRKYLNSLKTEIPNPSLYLLEQEKLLESSIQCMRLIDSEARKETVAENLMIQMARYLCSLLYEQAVSKITDTEMKPIWEFDCQSYVVDSAATAQSSLYRIQHFGKG
- a CDS encoding FAD-dependent oxidoreductase; this encodes MDMNQAFTPIKIGNLTLPNRFLMGSMHLGVEGETGVADRMATFYRKRFEGGVGMIVTGGISVNEEGKGSKSFFQFLDPTHANELKLMNQSLQGKGIMCAQLFHAGRYAFDRNCVAPSAIRAPINRYVPRELSEEECWKTIEDFGRSAKIAYEVGFGAVEIMGSEGYLLNQFFSPVTNHRNDYFGGDAKRRMNFSIEVLRSVKKNLPEGFPIIFRMSGIDLIPGNPSFEEVIGLSNVLRDENVSALNIGIGWHESRVPTISQLVPRGAWVPIARRIKEHTKGIPIIASNRVNDGETIEKVFLEQSVDLISMARPFLADPFIVKKLQSNESHRINTCVACNQACLDHAFQEKHVSCIVNPMAMNEGKYSQNKTTNPKKVLVIGTGPAGLEAARAAKELGHDVTIFEKRDQIGGQFQLASHIPGKSEFNETIRYFKNELETIGVNIQLNTEANIQNIKSENADVVIFACGVIPRGFQLKGLERLPNGSYADYLTGKFVPGKQVAVIGGGGIGVDVAHRLTEEHDPTLESYQKKYNISSFTNAVVQTEVAHRKVAVFRRNGKHGAGLGPTTFWALKQELESVGVQFYQGLSYKEVTKEGLVVVFKNGEEFLYPCDSIVLCVGQEKEDSLYEEYTKQFPNQKTILIGGAKDAKNIDAKRAFFEGLEAAYSI
- a CDS encoding TetR/AcrR family transcriptional regulator — encoded protein: MVAKKQKGKPKKIPRVGRPNKLNSVNVREALIQAGVALLETTSLEEISLRKVAAKAGVSHVASYHHFENKHALFSEIAEIGFQKYFATYQLELEKTEKDFKGRYRALGWTYFQFIMNNRQFARIMFGGMGVESNLHPTLSSVSRRTYRQLHEIIRMGQNLGYLEKGQTREKTLASWAMIHGIAMLFLEGRLQMKNDLNEMEKFIQTVTEYAYNGMKS
- a CDS encoding TetR/AcrR family transcriptional regulator — its product is MDKLVDASLSPDLASRPFKFTSKQGRNRRAQLLSIAFELLKEKNPEEISFADICKKAKIPRPSAYHFFPNVEAIFHGIRLLHSEGMVEKLTALKEESFQTWKEYIERSIEVAIEVTNSEIAFPRLIYGYRMSNPEMRLVGQELDLKLANLTKQGLVEKFDIPSINTLDQVFGVAISIPDSLLKLSYRTFGDFTPWMIGEAKKATISYLLNYLPEVCEPRK
- a CDS encoding neutral/alkaline ceramidase, translated to MNSQISPLVRVSVSIVTCLFVLACSDKKPSQSNTAILGLVGADQVESSKADNADLLFSSGVNRAVAPSLGSSPYLVGVGISDITGPAAEVGMMGFAETAQKTEGIYMRLWSRAYIIGDASKRVVFVSADLGMIFQSIKQAVSKKIATDSELAPFYSEANVLLSATHTHSGPGGYSHYFLYNATTSGFIKENFDVIVNGIYKSIKLAHQNLVPGNVYVNQGELTDASKNRSVAAYDKNPASERNFYPSNVDQTMTLLKLVAADGRELGMVNWFAVHPTNVGPTNKLIGGDNKGIASYLFEKNKGTNYSSNQTFVAAFAQSNSGDVTPNLWGPADGVNDYARQNTIANKQYQKAVSLYQSANTQVTGTIDFRHTYVNFSNLYVSSVGTSTCPAGMGASFSAGSVEDNAVSVDFFDEGTTVDSLDWNSNAADAFKASFLGGALGVLWPASVSESYKLCHAEKPVLIPTGVASFDGNPWTPPIIPIQIVKIGNLSILAIPAEVSTMAGRRIRSLVKNIMENDYTVIAALSNSYTSYLTTREEYSSQQYEGASTQFGPNTLKAYEQEFGKLASALRNGATVPGGPTPPDLTNNQATFQTGVVFDDVPLFKSFGNVFTQPSATYASGAKVTAVFWGAHPKNNMLIGSSFVDIERQNGSTWTVVARDNDPSTTYKWQRDGIAYSKITTTWDTTSYPKGTYRIRHRGHWKSGWTGAISSYQGVTNNFVIQ